Sequence from the Streptomyces sp. R33 genome:
CTTCACGGGGCTGTACAGGCGGACGTCCTCGGTGAACAGGGCCTCCAGGGCGGCGGTGTCACGGCTGTCGACGGCGGCGCGGAAGCGGTCTGCTGCGGTCACGGCTTCTCCTTGACGGTGCTCGGCTACGTCTGGTTACTCATCAATGTGACTAGTCAGTTTCTTGAGTATCATGCGGAGCGTGTCCATGGACAGGGGCCACAGCGGAAACAGGGACGTGAAGGAGGCGATCCGATGGCTTTGCGCCACGCCGTACTGGCGGCGCTGCTGGACGAGGAGCTGAGCGGGTACCAACTGGCCAAGGCTTTCGACCTCGGCGTGGCCAACTTCTGGCACGCGCTCCCGCAGCAGCTCTACGCCGAGCTGACCCGGCTGGAGAAGGACGGGCTGATCACCGGCCGTGAAGTGGTCCAGGACACCCGGCCCAACAAGCGCCTGTTCACCGTCACCGACGCCGGCCTCGCCGAGCTGGAGCAGTTCACCGCCTCCGCGACCAAGCCCTCCTCCATCCGCGACGACCTGGTCGTCAAGGTCCAGGCCGCCGACCACGTCGACACCGCGACGCTCATCGCGCAGCTCACCGAGCGCGCCGCCTTCGCCCAGGCCAAGGTCGACCTGTTCACCGGTCTGCTGCGCACCATGCGCGGCGACCGTACCGAGGAGGACTTCCTGCGGTACGGCGACCGCATCGGCCCCTATCTGACCTGCCTGCGCGGTCTCGCCTTCGAGCGGGGCAACCGCGACTGGTGCGCACGTACGATCGCGGTTCTGCGGGAGCGGGAGGTGGCCCGTGCCGGGCGCTGAGCACCAGTACCTGCGCTACGTCGCCCTGGGCGACAGCCAGACCGAGGGCGTCGGCGACGGCGACGACACGACCGGCCTGCGCGGGCTCGCCGACCGGCTCGCCGAGCGCCTCGCCCTCCACAGTCCCGGCCTGCGGTACGCCAACCTGGCCGTCCGCGGCCGACTCGCCGGGCAGGTCCGCGCCGAGCAGCTCGCACCGGCCCTCGCCCTGCGCCCGGACCTGGCCACCGTGGTCGCGGGGGTCAACGACATGCTGCGGCCGCGGTTCGACGCCGACGAGGTCGCCGGCCACCTCGAGGCGATGTTCGGCGCGCTCACCGCCCAGGGCGCCCGCGTGGCCACGGTGACCTTCCCGGACCTCGCGCGGATCACCCCGCTCGCCCGTCCGCTCGCCCCGCGGGTGAGCGCCCTCAACGACCGGATCCGCGCGGCCGCCGGCCGCCACGGTGTGCTCGTCGTCGAGACGGGACACCATCCGGTGGTCACCGATCCCCGCCTGTGGAGCCCCGACCGGCTGCACGCCAGCCCGCTGGGGCACGAGCGGATCGCCGCCTCGCTCGCCCACGCCCTCGACCTGCCGGGCAGCGACGACTCCTGGACGCACCCGCTGCCCCCGGCCCGGGCGGCTTCGCCCACGGTCCTCGCCGAACTGCGCTGGGCCGCCGCGTTCCTGGGCCCGTGGCTGGGCCGGCGCCTGCGCGGCCGTTCCTCCGGGGACGCCCGCACGGCCAAGCGCCCGGATCTCCTCCCCGTGCTGCGCTGAGCGGTTCAGGGCGCCGCCGTCGCGAGGCGGCGGCGCAGCATCTTGCGCGCGTACAGCAGGTGCACGATCGCCTCGGCGGCCAGGAGCAGGACGACCAGCCACGGAGCGAGGCGGCCGGCGCCCCAGACGACGAGCAGCGGAACGCAGATGCCCGGAACGGCCCAGACGGCGACGGAGGCCGGCGGGCGGCCGTAGCGCAGGGCGATGCCGGCGTGGGCCGAGTGGTAGAGCGCCAGGCCGCCGGCCAGGGCCCACACCGCGCCGGTCGGAAGACGGGCGTGGTCGGCCTCCTCGACGGCGGTGGCCAGGCCCGCGGCCATGCACAACACGCCCGCGGTCACGAAGAAGTGCAGGAAGCCGCCGACGTCGCGGGCGAGGAGGTAGGCCTGTTGGTCGTCGGCCTTGGCGAGCATCAGCTCGGCCGAGGTCGAGCCGAAGTCGAAGTACGACCACCAGAGCGCGGCGAGCAGCACGAAGCCCAGGGCGCCGACGATCCCGGCCCGCAGGGTCCAGGTGTGGTCGGCGGAGGTCACCAGCGCGATCACGGATTCGCCGAGCACGATGATGACGAACAGCCCGACCCGCTCCACGATGTGCCCGGTGTCCAGGCGGGCGGGCATCCGGTGGCCGCCCGCGGTCAGGAGCAGCGCCATCTCGGCGGCGATGAGTACCGCCCACGCCACGTACTGCCAGGGTGTGGGTACCGCGGCCGAGGCGGCCCACAGCAGGCCCGAGGCGAGGCAGTAGCTCAGGGGGCGCCAGCGCGGGACGCGCCGGGGCTCGGGGTACTTGGTGGCCGGCCACCACAGCCCGAGCAGCACCAGCCGGGTGCCGGCGTAGCCGAGGGCGTAGACGGACCCGCGGTCCGTGTCGGCCTCGGGCACGGAGGCGGCCATGACGGCGATGCAGAGCATGGCGGACAGCATGAGCAGCCGGCGGCGGGGGCTGTTGTCCACGAAGATGTTCGCCGAGACCGTGAGGTTGATCCACAGCCACCAGGGCGGGAAGTAGAGCGCCAGGAACACGGCGAAGTCGCGCAGGCCGGGGTCCCCGTGCAGCCGGTGCGAGAGCTGGGCTGCGAGCGCGACGAAGACGAGGTCGAAGAAGAGTTCCAGCCAGTCGGCGTGACGCCCTTCGGGCGCGTGGCGGTCCGCAGCCGCGTTCGCGCCCGCCTGAGGTGTGCCCATGGGTCCGCCCGGGTCCGTGCCGCCGCCGTCGCGGCCTGCGTCCTCGTACGAGATCACGGTATGACTAGCCGAGGGCGCGTGCCGGGCGCCGGGAGGTCGACAGTGCCGCCTCGACCGCGGCTTCGACGTGGATCCGGGCGGTGGGGAAGACGGGTACGGGGCTGTCCTCGGCGCCGATGAGCAGCTCGATCTCGGTACAGCCCAGGACGACCCCCTGGGCGCCGGCGGCCACGAGGTCCCGGATGACCTGCTGGTACGCGGCCCGGGACTCCTCGCGGACCAGGCCCAGGCACAGCTCTTCGTAGATCACCCGGTGCACGAGCGCACGCCCGTCGGCATCCGGGACGCACACCTCGAGTCCGCCCGCCGCGAGCCGGCCGCGGTAGAAGTCCTGCTCCATGGTGAACGCGGTCCCCAGGAGGCCGACCCGGGTCAGGCCCGCCGCCTTCACGGCGTCCGCGGTGGCGTCGGCGAGCTGCAGCAGGGGCACCGAGATGCCCGCCTGGACGCGGTCGGCGACCTTGTGCATGGTGTTCGTGCAGATGAGCACGAGGTCCGCACCGGCGGCTTCCAGGCGCTGGGCCGCTGACGCCAGCACCTCGCCGGCCTCGGTCCACCGCCCCTCGGCCTGCAGCTGCTCGATCTCCGCGAAGTCCACCGAGTACAGCACGCAGCGGGCCGAATGCAGCCCCCCCAGCCGGTCACGGGTGAGTTCGTTCAACAGCCGGTAGTACTCGGCCGTCGATTCCCAGCTCATTCCCCCGAGCAGTCCGATCATCTTCATAAGCGCTGAAGGTATCAGGCACGATTTGCATAAGTATTGCTTTGGTTTGCTCAAGGGTGGGCGTGCCGGTGGCCGGATGGCTCCGCCGCCGGCGTGCGGACCTCGGTCCGGCGCCGGCGGCGGAAGCGTGGTGTCTGCGGTCGATCACCCCCACTGTCAGGACTCGGCGGAGCCTTCCCGCATGACGTTTTGGAAAGCCGTCATGCACGGCCCGCAGTGGTGATCCGTTTCGGCGTTGCCGCCCGGCTGGAGGGGGCGGCCGCACAGGGTGGCCCGGCGGTCACGGGCGACGACGTGCCATACGAGGCCAGGCCCTGTGGCCGCCTCACCGACCTGCATTTCATACATGAGAGTGCTCCATGTGGTGGACAGCTCTTGTGTCCACCAAAGCAGTGCACGGCGCCGGAAGCCTGACGGGTGAGCCGTCCGGGTGACATGCGGCGGCCCGTCGCAGCTCGGCGCCCCGCCCGGCACCGGCGGCGTACCGCAAAACGAAAAACACCCCGGGGTCAATTGACGGCCGGGGTATTCGTCTGCGTATATTTGATGTTTCACGCCCTGATGAAAACAGCGCGTGAAGAAGCTTTACGAGGACATCGTATCGGGTCGGGAGTGGAATTGTCAACCGTGGAATTCCGTAATGAGCAGCAATTCATCGACGAGCTCTATGCGCGCCTCGACGACCTACGTGACCAGGCCGAACACGCCGTCCAGCGGGCGCTGGCCGCGACGGGCAGCGGACTTCAGGCGCGTCTGGAGCGGGATGTTCTCGTCGCCGAGCAGTCCGGTCTGCTTTCCGCGCTGAACGCGGGCGAGAACGGTCTGTGTTTCGGCCGGCTCGAGTTCTCCGACGGAGAGGACCACCACATCGGCCGTATCGGAATCAGGCAGGACGACGCGAACCGCACCCCTCTCGTCCTCGACTGGCGGGCCGAGGTGGCGCGCCCCTTCTACCTCGCCACGGGGCGCTTCCCCATGGGCCTGCGCCGGCGCCGCCACATCACCACCCGCGGACGGGAGGTCACGGCCCTCCACGACGAGATCCTCGATCTCGCCGACACCGAGCGCACGGGCCACGAGGGGGCCGACGCGGACGCCGTCCTGCTCGCCGCGCTCGACGCCGCCCGCACGGGCCGCATGCACGACATCGTGCAGACCATCCAGGCCGAGCAGGACCACATCATCC
This genomic interval carries:
- a CDS encoding PadR family transcriptional regulator, with protein sequence MALRHAVLAALLDEELSGYQLAKAFDLGVANFWHALPQQLYAELTRLEKDGLITGREVVQDTRPNKRLFTVTDAGLAELEQFTASATKPSSIRDDLVVKVQAADHVDTATLIAQLTERAAFAQAKVDLFTGLLRTMRGDRTEEDFLRYGDRIGPYLTCLRGLAFERGNRDWCARTIAVLREREVARAGR
- a CDS encoding SGNH/GDSL hydrolase family protein, whose amino-acid sequence is MPGAEHQYLRYVALGDSQTEGVGDGDDTTGLRGLADRLAERLALHSPGLRYANLAVRGRLAGQVRAEQLAPALALRPDLATVVAGVNDMLRPRFDADEVAGHLEAMFGALTAQGARVATVTFPDLARITPLARPLAPRVSALNDRIRAAAGRHGVLVVETGHHPVVTDPRLWSPDRLHASPLGHERIAASLAHALDLPGSDDSWTHPLPPARAASPTVLAELRWAAAFLGPWLGRRLRGRSSGDARTAKRPDLLPVLR
- a CDS encoding low temperature requirement protein A, whose translation is MISYEDAGRDGGGTDPGGPMGTPQAGANAAADRHAPEGRHADWLELFFDLVFVALAAQLSHRLHGDPGLRDFAVFLALYFPPWWLWINLTVSANIFVDNSPRRRLLMLSAMLCIAVMAASVPEADTDRGSVYALGYAGTRLVLLGLWWPATKYPEPRRVPRWRPLSYCLASGLLWAASAAVPTPWQYVAWAVLIAAEMALLLTAGGHRMPARLDTGHIVERVGLFVIIVLGESVIALVTSADHTWTLRAGIVGALGFVLLAALWWSYFDFGSTSAELMLAKADDQQAYLLARDVGGFLHFFVTAGVLCMAAGLATAVEEADHARLPTGAVWALAGGLALYHSAHAGIALRYGRPPASVAVWAVPGICVPLLVVWGAGRLAPWLVVLLLAAEAIVHLLYARKMLRRRLATAAP
- a CDS encoding aspartate/glutamate racemase family protein translates to MKMIGLLGGMSWESTAEYYRLLNELTRDRLGGLHSARCVLYSVDFAEIEQLQAEGRWTEAGEVLASAAQRLEAAGADLVLICTNTMHKVADRVQAGISVPLLQLADATADAVKAAGLTRVGLLGTAFTMEQDFYRGRLAAGGLEVCVPDADGRALVHRVIYEELCLGLVREESRAAYQQVIRDLVAAGAQGVVLGCTEIELLIGAEDSPVPVFPTARIHVEAAVEAALSTSRRPARALG